A stretch of DNA from Alicyclobacillus acidocaldarius subsp. acidocaldarius Tc-4-1:
TGGACAAGTCCTTTCAACACTAGGGGGAACCTTTCGTGATGAGTACCAAAGTCGATCCGACCTACGATTCGCTGTGGAACCAGGTCCTCAAGATGGTTCAGGACAAGGTCTCCGGGCCTACGTACAGCACTTGGTTTGAGGACACCCACATCGTACAAATCGATGAGTCGGAGCAAACCGTCTACATCTCCGCACCCTCCACATTCGTACGCAACTGGCTGTCCGAACATTACACCTCCCTCGTTGAAATGCTGATGATGACCCTGATGGACCGCGAGTATCGGGTGCGATTTATCACAGAAGATGAAGTGAAGGCCCCCGCCGTGATCGTCCGGCGCGCGCCCGATCCCGTCGCAACCGATGAAGACACGGAGACGAACCTCAACCCCCGGTATACCTTTGACTCGTTTGTCATCGGCGCGGGTAACCGCTTTGCGCACGCTGCCTGCCTCGCCGTCGCGGAGCGCCCTGCGAACGCGTACAATCCGCTCTTTATCTATGGCGGCGTGGGACTTGGAAAGACGCACCTCATGCACGCCATCGGACACTACGTGCGCCAGCATTATCCAAATTTCAAAGTGAGCTACATATCCTCGGAGCGATTCACGAACGAGTTCATCGCCGCCATTCGAGACAAGAATCCCGACTCGTTCCGAGCTCGGTATCGCACCGTCGACGTGCTTTTGATTGACGACATCCAGTTCATCGCCAACAAGGAACAGACGCAGGAGGAGTTCTTCCACACCTTCAACAGTCTTCACGAGGTTGGAAAGCAAATCGTCATCTCGAGCGATCGCCCACCTCGCGAGATTCCAACGCTGGAAGACCGGCTTCGCTCGCGTTTCGAATGGGGGCTCATCACCGACATTCAACCACCTGATCTCGAGACCCGCATCGCCATCCTGCAGCGCAAGGCGAAAGCGGACGGCTTAGACGTTCCTGTCGACGTGCTCGCGTTCATCGCCAACCAAATCGACTCGAACATCCGGGAACTCGAAGGCGCGCTTACGCGGGTGATTGCCTACTCTTCGCTCGTCAAGGAAGATCTGAGCGTCCCTCTCGCCGAGGAGGCCCTGAAGGATTTGATTCACCCGAACCGCCCCCGCGCGGTCACGGTGAATCACGTCCAGAAGGTAGTAGCCGATCACTACGGCCTCAAAGTCGACGACTTGAAGGGCAAGAAGCGAACGCGAAATATCGCGTTCCCTCGCCAGATCGCGATGTATCTGACGCGCGAACTGACCGACCTTTCGCTGCCCCGCATCGGAGAGGCCTTCGGTGGACGAGATCACACGACGGTCATGCACGCTTGCGAACGGGTGCACGAGGAAATGATGAGGGACGACGAGCTGCGCGCGACCATCGAGCGGCTCAGCCAGGCGATACGAACGCTCACCTAACACAGGTTGTCCACAGGTCAACAGCGCGA
This window harbors:
- the dnaA gene encoding chromosomal replication initiator protein DnaA; translated protein: MMSTKVDPTYDSLWNQVLKMVQDKVSGPTYSTWFEDTHIVQIDESEQTVYISAPSTFVRNWLSEHYTSLVEMLMMTLMDREYRVRFITEDEVKAPAVIVRRAPDPVATDEDTETNLNPRYTFDSFVIGAGNRFAHAACLAVAERPANAYNPLFIYGGVGLGKTHLMHAIGHYVRQHYPNFKVSYISSERFTNEFIAAIRDKNPDSFRARYRTVDVLLIDDIQFIANKEQTQEEFFHTFNSLHEVGKQIVISSDRPPREIPTLEDRLRSRFEWGLITDIQPPDLETRIAILQRKAKADGLDVPVDVLAFIANQIDSNIRELEGALTRVIAYSSLVKEDLSVPLAEEALKDLIHPNRPRAVTVNHVQKVVADHYGLKVDDLKGKKRTRNIAFPRQIAMYLTRELTDLSLPRIGEAFGGRDHTTVMHACERVHEEMMRDDELRATIERLSQAIRTLT